One segment of Candidatus Neomarinimicrobiota bacterium DNA contains the following:
- the thrS gene encoding threonine--tRNA ligase yields the protein MKSDLQITLPDASIRSVKPGTTPGEIANSIGKRLGRDAVAALVNNVLVDLNTPLDGDATLSIITKQDDRGHEILLHSTAHLMAHAIKNFYPGAKLAIGPVVEERFYYDVELASTLTEELLEQIEGEMRRIVERDYPVRRKLLSRAEALKLFGERNEDYKLEIIGQIEGDDTISAYEQDSFIDLCRGPHVPSTGMLKHFKLLSTSGAYWRGDERNQMLQRIYGTAWPDKAGLADYLHRQEEAKRRDHRKLGKELDLFSFHPSAPASPFFHPKGAIIYQELLTYLRTLYRRYGYDEVITPEIYNVDLWRTSGHWDHYRENLFLIPQGEDEDSWMGVKPMNCPGHALIYASQLRSYRDLPMRLADFGRLHRDEKAGVVSGLTRVRSFVIDDAHIFCTEDQIGSEIRSLFTMIQEVYDVFGFEDVEIMLSTRPEDFSGPTEQWDRAEELLEQSLEEMGYSYQVAPGEGSFYAPKIDFDFRDALKRKWQLTTIQLDFSLPERFRLKYIDAASQEQRPVVIHRAILGSIERFIGVYLEHTAGDLPLWLAPVQAIVLPVSEKSTDYGEAVVAALERAGLRGKLDNRGEKIGAKIRQAELQKIPVMLIIGEREAGETTVSVRRRHLGDQGSLALDDAVARLKSEVRNRERSPAHSQG from the coding sequence TGGTAAGCGACTGGGGCGGGACGCCGTTGCCGCCCTGGTCAACAATGTGCTGGTGGATCTAAACACCCCCCTTGATGGCGACGCCACCCTCAGCATCATCACCAAACAGGATGACCGAGGGCATGAGATTCTGCTGCACAGCACGGCGCACTTGATGGCCCATGCCATCAAGAATTTCTATCCCGGCGCCAAGCTGGCCATTGGACCCGTGGTGGAAGAACGTTTCTACTATGATGTGGAGCTGGCGAGTACCCTTACCGAGGAGCTGCTGGAGCAGATTGAGGGGGAGATGCGCCGCATTGTGGAGCGCGATTATCCCGTTCGGCGGAAGCTGCTGAGCCGGGCTGAGGCGCTCAAGCTCTTCGGCGAACGGAACGAGGATTACAAGCTGGAGATTATCGGGCAGATCGAGGGAGACGATACAATCTCGGCCTATGAGCAGGACAGTTTCATCGACCTCTGCCGGGGACCGCACGTCCCGTCCACGGGTATGCTGAAGCATTTCAAACTGCTCAGCACATCCGGCGCCTATTGGCGGGGTGACGAGCGCAACCAGATGTTGCAGCGTATTTACGGCACTGCCTGGCCGGACAAGGCGGGGCTGGCGGACTACCTGCATCGTCAGGAGGAGGCCAAACGCCGGGACCATCGCAAGTTGGGCAAAGAGCTGGACCTGTTTTCATTTCACCCGTCCGCCCCGGCCAGCCCCTTCTTTCACCCCAAGGGGGCCATCATTTACCAGGAACTGCTGACCTACCTGCGGACGCTCTACCGGAGATACGGTTATGATGAAGTCATCACACCGGAGATCTACAACGTGGACCTGTGGCGCACCAGCGGACATTGGGACCACTACCGCGAGAACCTGTTCCTGATCCCCCAAGGAGAGGACGAGGACTCGTGGATGGGGGTCAAACCGATGAACTGTCCCGGCCACGCACTGATCTATGCCTCCCAGTTGCGCTCCTACCGGGATTTGCCAATGCGCCTGGCCGACTTTGGACGCCTGCACCGCGACGAGAAAGCGGGTGTGGTCTCGGGCCTGACACGGGTGCGCAGCTTTGTCATTGACGACGCCCATATCTTTTGCACCGAGGACCAGATTGGCTCGGAAATCCGCAGCCTGTTTACCATGATTCAGGAGGTGTACGACGTATTCGGATTTGAAGACGTGGAGATCATGCTCTCAACGCGGCCTGAGGATTTTTCCGGTCCTACCGAGCAGTGGGACCGCGCCGAGGAGCTGCTGGAACAGAGCCTGGAGGAAATGGGGTACAGCTACCAGGTGGCGCCGGGCGAGGGATCATTCTACGCGCCCAAGATTGATTTTGACTTCCGCGATGCCTTGAAGCGCAAGTGGCAACTGACTACGATCCAGCTGGATTTTTCACTTCCAGAGCGATTCAGGCTGAAGTACATTGACGCCGCATCCCAGGAGCAGAGACCGGTGGTGATTCATCGGGCGATTCTGGGCTCCATAGAGCGCTTCATCGGCGTCTATCTGGAACATACGGCGGGTGATCTGCCCCTATGGCTCGCGCCCGTGCAGGCAATCGTGTTGCCCGTGTCGGAAAAATCGACAGATTACGGTGAGGCAGTTGTGGCGGCGCTGGAAAGGGCCGGCTTGCGGGGCAAGCTGGATAACCGCGGTGAAAAAATAGGTGCGAAAATCAGGCAGGCCGAACTGCAAAAGATTCCCGTCATGCTGATTATCGGAGAACGCGAAGCCGGCGAGACAACGGTTTCCGTGCGTCGGCGGCACCTGGGCGACCAG